AGGTTGGCGCCAATGGCAGCATCGCTGGCGGGACTCCGGCTCCACTGCAACTGCCGGCCACTGCGATGGCGCCGAACGCGACCACAAAGATCAACGCTCAATACAATATCGATTCGCGCAGCACAGTGCCGACGACGACGCCATTTAACTCCACCGATTCAACCAGCTTCAACTACCAGAATGCGGTGACCGGCTACGACTCGCTCGGCAATCCGCATGAGATCACCAATTTCTTCGTCAAGACCGGAGCCAATGCCTGGGATGTCTATCAAACCGTCGACGGCGGCGCCAGCAGCAATATCGGTTCGCTGGCCTTCGATGCGTCCGGCAAGATGACTGCACCTGCTAGCGGCAGCTTGGCGCCAACGACTGTTCCGATGACGAACGGTGCGAACCCGATGGTTTTCAGCGTCAACCTGACCGGCACTACACAGTTCGGCAACGACAATGCGGTTGCCAAACAAACTCAAGACGGTTACACCTCGGGCAGCCTGACCGCGTTTGCCATCAACCCGGACGGCACTGTCACCGGCAAGTACTCGAACGAGCAGACCAAGACACTCGGCCAGATCGTGCTGACATCGTTTGCCAATCCCGACGGACTGCAATCGAAGGGGGGCAATGTCTGGGCCGAAACCGCGGCATCCGGGCAGCCGCTGGTCGGCACGCCAGGTGCGGGTACCAAGGTCGGGGCATTGACTTCCGGTGCGCTGGAATCTTCCAACGTCGACCTCACAGCCGAACTGGTGAACATGATCATTGCGCAACGCACGTACCAGGCCAACGCCCAAACCGTCAAGACGCAAGATCAGGTCATGCAGACTCTGGTGAGCATGCGTTGATGAAATCCGTTCTCGCAAGCGTCGCGATGGCCGTGGCAGAAAAAATCGGGGAGCCGGCATGGACCGCATGATCTATGTCGCCATGAGCGGCGCCAAGCAAGCGATGGAGCAGCAGGCTTCGGTGGCGAACAACATGGCCAACGTGTCGACGCCGGGCTTTCGCGCGCAGCTGAACAATTTCCGC
This DNA window, taken from Collimonas arenae, encodes the following:
- the flgE gene encoding flagellar hook protein FlgE, with the protein product MGFQQGVSGLNASSSNLDVIGNNVANSGTVGFKAGSVLFADVYAGSRVGLGTQVAGVSQNFTQGAVQTSSRALDVAITNGDGFFRLASPSGEVSYSRNGQFTVDKDNFIINSGGLRLTGYQVGANGSIAGGTPAPLQLPATAMAPNATTKINAQYNIDSRSTVPTTTPFNSTDSTSFNYQNAVTGYDSLGNPHEITNFFVKTGANAWDVYQTVDGGASSNIGSLAFDASGKMTAPASGSLAPTTVPMTNGANPMVFSVNLTGTTQFGNDNAVAKQTQDGYTSGSLTAFAINPDGTVTGKYSNEQTKTLGQIVLTSFANPDGLQSKGGNVWAETAASGQPLVGTPGAGTKVGALTSGALESSNVDLTAELVNMIIAQRTYQANAQTVKTQDQVMQTLVSMR